The Thermobispora bispora DSM 43833 genome window below encodes:
- a CDS encoding trypsin-like serine peptidase, which yields MIALGGAVAGMLAYAAFAAPAATAKSVPAPKTLAQTNFAAKQVAAFWFAERAANLQKATPYAVETTVSTKVKHKSTVPTGAATTKPGLVGSSGDQKQSSATAKNVNLPRTVGKVFFIGADGKPHWCTGTALQGRYKNIVATAGHCVFDVKRNRATLDRWVFVPGYYKGKTPWGIYVGKTAYTHYDFSVYEDGDRNYAFVTVYNGVQAEWEKQGRRWKLTLKDAGRLGDNVGGQGLAYNQKLGAQPVFVFGYPSGSHPDGNFAFTGQTLKWSYGKPFAAQAPAQKAENLQGIKSAFTGEGALGSAWLLKYSNATRLGYLNGVTIGVADTDGNGRYDTSVSPYFDGETLQVYQAAEKNWSGKIV from the coding sequence ATGATCGCTCTCGGCGGCGCCGTGGCCGGCATGCTGGCCTACGCGGCTTTCGCCGCCCCGGCGGCGACCGCCAAGTCGGTTCCCGCTCCGAAGACCCTGGCGCAGACCAACTTCGCGGCCAAGCAGGTGGCGGCCTTCTGGTTCGCCGAGCGTGCGGCCAACCTGCAGAAGGCCACGCCGTACGCTGTCGAGACCACGGTCTCGACCAAGGTGAAGCACAAGTCCACCGTGCCGACCGGCGCGGCCACCACCAAGCCGGGCCTGGTGGGCTCCAGCGGCGACCAGAAGCAGTCCTCCGCGACCGCGAAGAACGTCAACCTCCCGCGGACCGTCGGTAAGGTCTTCTTCATCGGTGCGGACGGCAAGCCGCACTGGTGCACTGGTACCGCTCTGCAGGGCCGGTACAAGAACATCGTCGCGACCGCGGGCCACTGCGTCTTCGACGTCAAGCGGAACCGCGCCACGCTGGACCGCTGGGTCTTCGTCCCGGGCTACTACAAGGGCAAGACCCCGTGGGGCATCTACGTCGGTAAGACGGCGTACACCCACTACGACTTCTCCGTGTACGAGGACGGCGACCGCAACTACGCGTTCGTCACCGTGTACAACGGCGTCCAGGCCGAGTGGGAGAAGCAGGGCCGCCGCTGGAAGCTCACCCTGAAGGACGCTGGTCGCCTCGGCGACAACGTCGGTGGCCAGGGCCTCGCCTACAACCAGAAGCTCGGCGCCCAGCCGGTCTTCGTGTTCGGCTACCCGAGCGGGTCGCACCCGGACGGCAACTTCGCCTTCACCGGCCAGACCCTCAAGTGGTCGTACGGCAAGCCCTTCGCCGCCCAGGCTCCGGCGCAGAAGGCCGAGAACCTGCAGGGCATCAAGTCGGCCTTCACCGGTGAGGGCGCGCTCGGGTCGGCGTGGCTGCTCAAGTACAGCAACGCCACGCGGCTCGGCTACCTCAACGGTGTGACCATCGGTGTCGCCGACACCGACGGCAACGGCCGCTACGACACCAGCGTGTCGCCGTACTTCGACGGTGAGACGCTGCAGGTCTACCAGGCCGCCGAGAAGAACTGGTCCGGCAAGATCGTCTGA
- a CDS encoding TetR/AcrR family transcriptional regulator — translation MTGAQRREQLIEIGRALFAEKGFDGTSVEEIAAHAKVSKPVVYEHFGGKEGIYAVVIDREMRRLLSLITQALSAAHPLAKLERAALALLQYIEESSEGFRILVRDSHAASGTGTFASLISDIASQVEDVLAEEFRERGYDPRLAPMYAQMLVGMTALTGQWWLDVRTPPREEVAAHLVNLAWHGLTGLRPDPVLTTATADLALTPDPDAPVVRPSERYLKELEKAHERRLKKLEKARERELKELEKLRREREKARERERRQREKALERELKQRQKAEREQEKRREREERERAKRERERRREEPAPVEAAGEGVPPAG, via the coding sequence ATGACGGGTGCGCAGCGGCGTGAGCAACTGATCGAGATCGGCCGGGCGCTCTTCGCCGAGAAGGGCTTCGACGGCACCTCGGTCGAGGAGATCGCGGCCCACGCGAAGGTCTCCAAGCCCGTGGTGTACGAGCACTTCGGCGGCAAGGAGGGCATCTACGCGGTCGTCATCGACCGGGAGATGCGGCGGCTGCTGAGCCTGATCACCCAGGCGCTCTCCGCCGCCCATCCCCTGGCGAAGCTCGAACGGGCCGCGCTGGCCCTGCTGCAGTACATCGAGGAGAGCAGCGAGGGCTTCCGCATCCTGGTGCGCGATTCGCACGCCGCCTCGGGCACGGGCACGTTCGCCAGCCTGATCAGCGACATCGCGAGCCAGGTCGAGGACGTGCTCGCGGAGGAGTTCCGGGAGCGCGGCTACGACCCCCGCCTCGCCCCGATGTACGCGCAGATGCTGGTCGGGATGACCGCGCTCACCGGCCAGTGGTGGCTCGACGTGCGCACCCCGCCGCGGGAGGAGGTGGCCGCGCACCTGGTGAACCTCGCCTGGCACGGCCTCACCGGCCTCCGCCCGGACCCGGTGCTCACCACGGCCACGGCGGACCTCGCGCTCACCCCGGATCCGGACGCCCCGGTGGTGCGGCCGTCGGAGCGGTACTTAAAAGAGCTGGAGAAGGCGCACGAGCGCCGGCTGAAGAAGCTGGAGAAGGCCCGCGAGCGCGAGCTGAAGGAGCTCGAGAAGCTGCGCCGGGAGCGGGAGAAGGCCCGGGAGCGGGAGCGCCGCCAGCGCGAGAAGGCCCTGGAGCGGGAGCTCAAGCAGCGGCAGAAGGCCGAGCGCGAGCAGGAGAAGCGGCGCGAGCGCGAGGAGCGGGAGCGCGCCAAGCGCGAACGGGAGCGGCGGCGTGAGGAGCCCGCACCGGTGGAGGCCGCCGGCGAGGGCGTCCCGCCGGCCGGCTGA
- a CDS encoding 3'(2'),5'-bisphosphate nucleotidase CysQ, with protein sequence MTARDDHMLAAELATEAGKRLVELRARVGFADEKALGDAGDRASHRFLTDALRRLRPGDAVLSEEATREERAASRRLSADRVWIIDPLDGTNEFSEPGRTDWAVHVALWEKGELAAGAVALPAQGITLTTADPPRLPDRPSGGRIRIAVSRSRAPEIAVELANMLGAELVRIGSAGAKIAAVLTGEVDAYLHAGGQYEWDSAAPVAVALAAGAHASRIDGSPLAYNRPDPFLPDILVSLPGVAPMLLAGVRDLSRPPS encoded by the coding sequence ATGACGGCACGGGACGATCACATGCTCGCCGCCGAACTCGCCACCGAGGCGGGGAAGCGGCTCGTGGAGCTCCGCGCCCGCGTGGGGTTCGCGGACGAGAAGGCGCTCGGCGACGCGGGGGACCGGGCGTCGCACCGCTTCCTCACCGACGCGCTCCGGCGGCTGCGGCCGGGCGACGCCGTGCTGTCCGAGGAGGCGACCCGGGAGGAGCGGGCGGCCTCGCGGCGGCTCTCCGCCGACCGGGTGTGGATCATCGACCCGCTCGACGGCACCAACGAGTTCTCCGAGCCCGGGCGCACCGACTGGGCCGTCCACGTCGCGCTGTGGGAGAAGGGCGAGCTCGCGGCCGGGGCGGTCGCCCTGCCCGCCCAGGGGATCACCCTCACCACCGCGGACCCGCCGCGCCTGCCCGACCGGCCGTCCGGCGGCCGGATCCGGATCGCGGTGAGCCGCTCCCGGGCCCCGGAGATCGCCGTGGAGCTGGCGAACATGCTCGGGGCCGAGCTCGTGCGGATCGGCTCGGCGGGCGCCAAGATCGCGGCGGTGCTCACCGGTGAGGTGGACGCGTACCTTCACGCCGGTGGCCAGTACGAGTGGGACTCGGCCGCACCGGTCGCCGTGGCCCTCGCGGCCGGTGCGCACGCCAGCCGGATCGACGGGTCCCCGCTCGCCTACAATCGCCCGGATCCATTCCTCCCCGATATCCTGGTTTCCCTACCGGGTGTGGCGCCGATGCTGCTCGCCGGGGTGCGTGACCTGTCCCGCCCGCCGAGTTGA
- a CDS encoding MarR family winged helix-turn-helix transcriptional regulator — protein MTGRVEDEVDRLVSAWRKERPDLDVSPLEVLSRISRLSKHLERERRAAFAAHGIESWEFDVLTALRKAGEPYEMSPGALLRATLVTSGTMTNRINRLVTAGLVTRHPDPEDRRGVLVRLTPAGMERVDAALADLLRREQELLAGLDQEERRALADLLRRLLIPLDSSEGGTR, from the coding sequence ATGACTGGGCGCGTCGAGGATGAGGTGGACCGGCTGGTCTCGGCGTGGCGGAAGGAGCGTCCTGACCTCGATGTGTCCCCGCTCGAGGTGCTCAGCCGGATCTCGCGGCTCAGCAAGCACCTGGAACGGGAGCGCCGGGCCGCCTTCGCCGCCCATGGCATCGAGTCGTGGGAGTTCGACGTGCTCACCGCGCTGCGCAAGGCCGGCGAGCCGTACGAGATGAGCCCGGGAGCGCTGCTGCGGGCGACCCTGGTCACCTCGGGCACGATGACCAACCGGATCAACCGGCTGGTGACCGCCGGGCTGGTCACCCGGCACCCCGACCCCGAGGACCGGCGCGGGGTCTTGGTCCGGCTCACCCCGGCCGGGATGGAGCGGGTCGACGCGGCCCTGGCCGATCTGCTGCGGCGGGAACAGGAGCTGCTGGCCGGTCTCGATCAGGAGGAGCGGCGCGCGCTGGCCGATCTGCTGCGCCGGCTGCTCATCCCGCTCGACTCATCCGAGGGCGGGACGCGCTGA
- a CDS encoding trans-aconitate 2-methyltransferase — MTTDIWDPGVYRRYAAERQRPFFDLVGRVAAENPEYVVDLGCGTGELTATLCRRWPGAAVHGIDSSPAMLAKAPPGPTFEVGDIREWRPPRPVDVIVSNAVLQWVPGHRDLVRRWVGYLAGDGWLAFQVPGNFDAPSHVLIRELCRTKWRAELGDLVREAPVGTPEEYLDLLAGAGCAVDAWETTYLHVLQGEDAVLNWVKGTALRPMLDRLPPGRREEFLTDCARVLGEAYPRKPYGTPFPFRRIFVVAHR; from the coding sequence GTGACTACCGACATCTGGGACCCGGGCGTCTACCGGCGCTACGCCGCGGAGCGGCAGCGCCCGTTCTTCGACCTCGTCGGCCGGGTGGCCGCCGAGAACCCCGAGTACGTGGTGGACCTCGGCTGCGGCACCGGCGAGCTGACCGCCACGCTCTGCCGCCGGTGGCCCGGCGCGGCCGTGCACGGGATCGACTCGTCGCCCGCCATGCTCGCCAAGGCCCCGCCCGGACCGACCTTCGAGGTGGGCGACATCCGGGAGTGGCGGCCGCCGCGACCGGTCGACGTGATCGTCTCCAACGCGGTGCTCCAGTGGGTCCCCGGCCACCGCGACCTGGTCCGCCGCTGGGTCGGGTACCTCGCCGGCGACGGCTGGCTCGCCTTCCAGGTGCCCGGCAACTTCGACGCGCCGAGCCACGTGCTGATCAGGGAGCTGTGCCGTACCAAGTGGCGCGCCGAGCTCGGCGACCTGGTGCGGGAGGCCCCGGTCGGCACGCCGGAGGAGTACCTGGACCTGCTCGCCGGCGCCGGCTGCGCGGTGGACGCCTGGGAGACCACCTACCTGCACGTGCTGCAGGGCGAGGACGCGGTGCTCAACTGGGTCAAGGGCACCGCGCTGCGGCCCATGCTCGACCGGCTGCCCCCGGGCCGCCGGGAGGAGTTCCTCACCGACTGCGCGCGCGTCCTCGGCGAGGCCTACCCGCGCAAGCCGTACGGCACGCCGTTCCCGTTCCGGAGGATCTTCGTCGTCGCGCACCGGTGA
- a CDS encoding exopolysaccharide biosynthesis polyprenyl glycosylphosphotransferase, producing the protein MPPPGRAAGRAAWIGRCRRQAAVADMLSALLAGGVAFGLRFGEIDAETRPYAVLSGVLPLLWIGAASLSQAYDPRVFGGGVEEFRRVARCGCAAVAAVALAVFLTGADLDRGYVLIALPLATLLALCARYGLRRRLYRRRARTGEGMRRTVAVGHPPAVTELIRRLRRERHHGLEVVAVCLPTQAAPGETRIAGVPVLGDVTDVPLVVEQAGAEVVAVLACPELDGGAIRRLAWRLEHCQAELMVAPALLDAAGPRTVIRPVAGLPLLRVERPRLAGANRLLKDAFDRVVAALALLVLAPLLVVIAVAVRASGPGPVLTRRQRVGRDGRVFTLLRFRTVRQDTGPGADGPPGDGPGPAAPDPGARITPLGARLRRHSLDELPQFLNVLRGDMSLVGPRAPLPGEVARYGDDVRRRLLIRPGMTGLWQVAGNSALSWEELVSLDLRYVENWSLMLDLQILWKTWTAVVLGGSARNG; encoded by the coding sequence ATGCCGCCACCGGGCCGGGCCGCGGGGCGCGCGGCGTGGATCGGCCGATGCCGGCGGCAGGCGGCCGTCGCCGACATGCTCAGCGCCCTCCTCGCCGGAGGAGTCGCGTTCGGGCTGCGGTTCGGGGAGATCGACGCCGAGACCCGGCCGTACGCGGTGCTCAGCGGGGTGCTGCCGCTGCTGTGGATCGGCGCGGCGAGCCTCAGCCAGGCGTACGACCCCCGGGTCTTCGGCGGGGGCGTGGAGGAGTTCCGCCGGGTCGCACGGTGCGGGTGCGCCGCGGTGGCGGCCGTCGCGCTCGCCGTCTTCCTCACCGGGGCGGACCTGGACCGCGGCTACGTGCTGATCGCGCTGCCGCTCGCCACCCTGCTCGCCCTCTGCGCCAGGTACGGCCTGCGCCGCCGGCTCTACCGGAGGCGGGCGCGCACCGGCGAGGGCATGCGGCGGACCGTGGCGGTCGGTCATCCCCCGGCGGTCACCGAGCTGATCCGCCGGCTGCGGCGGGAGCGCCACCACGGCCTGGAGGTCGTGGCGGTCTGCCTCCCCACCCAGGCGGCGCCGGGGGAGACGCGGATCGCGGGCGTGCCGGTGCTCGGGGACGTCACCGACGTGCCGCTCGTGGTCGAGCAGGCCGGGGCCGAGGTCGTCGCCGTGCTCGCCTGCCCCGAGCTCGACGGCGGCGCGATCCGCAGGCTCGCCTGGCGGCTGGAGCACTGCCAGGCCGAGCTCATGGTCGCCCCGGCGCTGCTCGACGCGGCCGGCCCGCGGACCGTGATCCGGCCGGTGGCGGGCCTTCCGCTCCTCCGGGTCGAGCGCCCCCGGCTCGCCGGGGCCAACCGGCTGCTCAAGGACGCGTTCGACCGGGTGGTCGCCGCGCTCGCGCTGCTCGTGCTCGCCCCGCTGCTCGTGGTGATCGCCGTCGCCGTACGGGCGAGCGGCCCCGGGCCGGTGCTCACCCGGCGGCAGCGGGTCGGGCGGGACGGCAGGGTGTTCACACTGCTGCGGTTCCGCACCGTGCGGCAGGACACGGGCCCCGGTGCGGACGGGCCGCCCGGCGACGGGCCGGGACCGGCCGCCCCGGACCCGGGCGCGCGGATCACCCCGCTCGGCGCCCGGCTGCGGCGGCACTCGCTCGACGAGCTGCCGCAGTTTCTCAACGTGCTCCGCGGCGACATGTCGCTCGTGGGGCCGCGTGCCCCGCTGCCCGGGGAGGTGGCGCGGTACGGCGACGACGTGCGCAGGCGGCTGCTCATCCGCCCGGGGATGACCGGGCTGTGGCAGGTGGCCGGGAATTCCGCCCTGTCTTGGGAGGAATTGGTTAGTTTAGACCTGCGTTACGTCGAGAACTGGTCGCTCATGCTCGATCTGCAGATCCTCTGGAAGACGTGGACCGCGGTCGTGCTGGGCGGGAGCGCGAGGAACGGATGA
- the pth gene encoding aminoacyl-tRNA hydrolase, translating into MPASELAPESTPRRWLIVGLGNPGPEYAMNRHNAGFMVADELANRIGGRFTVHKTRAQVAEGRLSGVPVVLAKPLSYMNLSGGPVKALADYYKIGPENIVVIHDELDIPFGALRAKTGGGDNGHNGLKSITKALGTRDYSRIRFGIGRPPGRMDPATYVLRDFATAERKDLPFLIDRAADMVESLLTEGLAATQNKFHGSDLYPARSAR; encoded by the coding sequence ATGCCCGCTTCTGAGCTCGCACCGGAGAGCACGCCCCGCCGCTGGCTCATCGTCGGCCTGGGCAACCCCGGCCCCGAGTACGCGATGAACCGGCACAACGCCGGGTTCATGGTGGCCGACGAGCTCGCGAACCGGATCGGCGGCCGGTTCACGGTGCACAAGACCCGGGCCCAGGTCGCCGAGGGACGGCTCAGCGGCGTGCCGGTCGTGCTCGCCAAGCCGCTCTCCTACATGAACCTCTCCGGAGGCCCGGTCAAGGCGCTCGCCGACTACTACAAGATCGGGCCGGAGAACATCGTGGTGATCCACGATGAGCTGGACATCCCCTTCGGCGCGCTGCGGGCGAAGACCGGAGGCGGGGACAACGGCCACAACGGGCTGAAGTCGATCACCAAGGCGCTGGGGACGCGCGACTACTCGCGGATCCGCTTCGGCATCGGCCGCCCGCCGGGGCGGATGGACCCGGCGACGTACGTGCTGCGCGACTTCGCCACGGCCGAGCGGAAGGACCTGCCGTTCCTCATCGACCGGGCGGCCGACATGGTGGAGTCGCTGCTCACCGAGGGCCTCGCCGCGACGCAGAACAAGTTCCACGGCAGCGACCTCTACCCGGCCCGGTCTGCCCGCTGA
- a CDS encoding 50S ribosomal protein L25/general stress protein Ctc translates to MSEVVINAEPRTAFGKGAARKLRRGGKVPAVLYGHGTEPKHLTLPGHDLLLALRTPNVLIRLKGDGIDEIALPKGVQRDPIKGFLQHVDLLRVHRGEKVTVELPVTVTGDPIGSAIVEQLLVAVPVEAEATHIPESVEVDVTGKDVGFTVHARDLALPEGVSLAGDPDALVLHVIEAPATAAPAEEQAEE, encoded by the coding sequence GTGTCCGAGGTCGTCATCAACGCTGAACCGCGTACCGCGTTCGGTAAAGGCGCCGCCCGCAAGCTGCGCCGGGGCGGCAAGGTTCCCGCCGTGCTCTACGGTCACGGCACCGAGCCCAAGCACCTGACCCTGCCCGGTCACGACCTGCTGCTGGCGCTGCGCACGCCGAACGTCCTCATCCGGCTCAAGGGCGACGGGATCGACGAGATCGCGCTGCCCAAGGGCGTCCAGCGCGACCCGATCAAGGGGTTCCTCCAGCACGTCGACCTGCTCCGCGTCCACCGCGGTGAGAAGGTCACCGTGGAGCTTCCGGTCACCGTGACCGGCGACCCGATCGGCAGCGCCATCGTGGAGCAGCTCCTCGTCGCCGTCCCGGTGGAGGCCGAGGCGACCCACATCCCGGAGAGCGTCGAGGTCGACGTCACCGGCAAGGACGTGGGCTTCACCGTCCACGCCCGCGACCTCGCTCTTCCGGAGGGCGTGAGCCTCGCCGGCGACCCCGACGCGCTGGTGCTGCACGTGATCGAGGCCCCGGCCACCGCCGCCCCCGCGGAGGAGCAGGCCGAGGAGTGA
- a CDS encoding ribose-phosphate diphosphokinase — translation MSSGKRRTGERNLMFFSGRAHPALAEEVAAHLGVPITPTALRDFANGEIYVRYLESVRGCDAFVMQSHTAPINKWIMEQLIMVDALKRASASRITVIMPFYGYARQDKKGRGREPITARLIADLFKQAGADRLMSIDLHTSQIQGFFDGPVDHLFAMPVLVNYLRSKLDPATTTIVSPDTGRVRLAERWSDTLGTPVAFIHKRRDLDVANQVKVHEVVGQVAGRTCVLVDDMIDTGGSICKAAEALYEHGATNVIAAATHAVFSDPAVDRLKNSRISEVVVTNTLPIPDEKRFDNLTVLSIAPLIARAIIEIFTDGSVTSLFEGDS, via the coding sequence ATGAGCAGCGGCAAGCGGAGAACCGGCGAGCGGAACCTGATGTTCTTCTCCGGACGGGCGCATCCCGCGCTCGCCGAAGAGGTCGCTGCCCACCTCGGCGTCCCGATCACGCCCACTGCCCTGCGGGACTTCGCCAACGGCGAGATCTACGTCCGCTACCTGGAGTCGGTGCGCGGGTGCGACGCCTTCGTGATGCAGAGCCACACCGCCCCGATCAACAAATGGATCATGGAACAGCTGATCATGGTGGACGCGCTCAAACGGGCGTCGGCGAGCCGGATCACCGTGATCATGCCGTTCTACGGCTACGCGCGCCAGGACAAGAAGGGGCGGGGCCGGGAGCCGATCACCGCGCGGCTCATCGCCGACCTGTTCAAGCAGGCCGGCGCCGACCGGCTCATGTCGATCGACCTGCACACCTCGCAGATCCAGGGCTTCTTCGACGGGCCGGTCGACCACCTGTTCGCCATGCCCGTCCTCGTCAACTACCTGCGGAGCAAGCTCGACCCGGCGACCACGACCATCGTCTCGCCGGACACCGGCCGGGTACGGCTCGCCGAGCGGTGGTCGGACACGCTCGGCACGCCGGTCGCCTTCATCCACAAGCGCCGCGACCTGGACGTGGCGAACCAGGTGAAGGTGCACGAGGTGGTCGGCCAGGTCGCGGGCCGGACCTGCGTGCTGGTCGATGACATGATCGACACCGGCGGGTCGATCTGCAAGGCGGCCGAGGCGCTCTACGAGCACGGCGCCACCAACGTGATCGCCGCGGCGACCCACGCCGTGTTCTCGGACCCCGCCGTCGACCGGCTGAAGAACTCCCGCATCTCCGAGGTGGTGGTCACCAACACGCTGCCGATCCCGGACGAGAAGAGGTTCGATAATCTCACCGTGCTGTCGATCGCCCCGCTGATCGCCAGGGCGATCATCGAGATCTTCACCGACGGTTCGGTCACCAGCCTGTTCGAAGGGGACAGCTGA
- a CDS encoding acyl-CoA desaturase — translation MTVLTERPGRQPKPEFEPEKKTKGMLAVFFLVVTVPLLALVAAVPVAWGWGLTWTDVAIAVGFYVFCGLGVTVGFHRYFTHGSFKANRPLKLLLGIAGSMSLEMSVIDWVATHRKHHKYSDKEGDPHSPWRFGTSFRAVCKGLLYAHMGWMFEADRVNRSRYAPDLLKDPDALRLHRWFPAIATASVLLPPVIGGLITWSWQGALTAFFWGSLVRIGLLHHVTWSINSICHVFGKRQFASRDESGNVWWLALPSFGESWHNLHHAYPVSARHGVLKGQIDLSAGLIRAFEKLGWAYDVHWPDPARVAAKRIA, via the coding sequence ATGACAGTACTCACCGAACGACCGGGCCGGCAGCCGAAGCCGGAGTTCGAACCGGAGAAGAAGACCAAAGGGATGCTCGCCGTCTTCTTCCTGGTCGTCACCGTCCCGCTCCTCGCCCTGGTGGCGGCCGTCCCGGTCGCCTGGGGATGGGGCCTGACCTGGACCGACGTCGCGATCGCCGTCGGCTTCTACGTGTTCTGCGGGCTCGGCGTCACGGTCGGGTTCCACCGCTACTTCACGCACGGCTCCTTCAAGGCCAACCGCCCGCTCAAGCTGCTCCTCGGCATCGCCGGGAGCATGTCGCTCGAGATGTCGGTGATCGACTGGGTGGCCACGCACCGCAAGCACCACAAGTACTCCGACAAGGAGGGCGACCCGCACTCGCCGTGGCGCTTCGGCACGAGCTTCCGCGCGGTGTGCAAGGGCCTCCTCTACGCGCACATGGGGTGGATGTTCGAGGCCGACCGGGTCAACCGGTCCCGGTACGCCCCGGACCTGCTCAAGGACCCCGACGCGCTGCGGCTGCACCGGTGGTTCCCCGCCATCGCCACCGCCTCCGTGCTGCTCCCGCCGGTGATCGGCGGGCTGATCACCTGGTCCTGGCAGGGCGCGCTCACCGCGTTCTTCTGGGGCTCGCTCGTCCGGATCGGCCTGCTCCACCACGTCACCTGGTCGATCAACTCGATCTGCCACGTGTTCGGCAAGCGGCAGTTCGCCTCCCGCGACGAGTCGGGCAACGTCTGGTGGCTCGCGCTCCCCTCGTTCGGTGAGTCCTGGCACAACCTCCACCACGCGTACCCGGTCTCGGCCCGGCACGGCGTGCTCAAGGGCCAGATCGACCTGAGCGCCGGGCTGATCCGGGCGTTCGAGAAGCTGGGCTGGGCCTACGACGTACACTGGCCCGATCCGGCGCGCGTCGCCGCGAAGCGCATCGCCTGA
- the glmU gene encoding bifunctional UDP-N-acetylglucosamine diphosphorylase/glucosamine-1-phosphate N-acetyltransferase GlmU: MSVQRPAAVLVLAAGEGTRMKSKTPKVLHEICGRALVDHVLAAAGALDPERLIVVIGHGREQVADHLAAEWPEARHVVQEKPNGTGHAVRTVLEAEGPITGTIIVTCGDTPLLRTETLAGLLERHQREGNAVTVLTAEVPDPTGYGRIVRGPGGAVLRIVEEKDATPEERAIREVNSGVYAFDGAVLADALRRVGTANAQGEEYLTDAVAILREDGLRVGAHVAGDHQEIEGVNDRVQLAAARRILNDRILRAHMRAGVTIVDPATTWIDAGVTLEPDVVLHPGTQLKGTTSVATGAQIGPWCTLTDTVVGEGAVVRNAVCEQAVIGPEASVGPFAYLRPGTVLGRKGKIGTYVETKNAKIGEGSKVPHLTYVGDATIGVGSNIGASTVFVNYDGVNKHHTVVGDHVRVGSDTMLVAPVTIGDGAYTAAGSVITQDVPPGAMAVARSRQRNIEGWVRRRRPGTPSDEAAQRALLARGQREDGAGEGAGSSEQ, encoded by the coding sequence GTGAGTGTGCAGCGCCCGGCCGCCGTCCTCGTCCTCGCCGCAGGCGAGGGCACCCGGATGAAGTCGAAGACCCCCAAAGTCCTCCACGAGATCTGTGGGCGCGCGCTCGTCGATCACGTGCTCGCCGCAGCCGGCGCACTCGACCCCGAACGGCTGATCGTCGTCATCGGCCACGGCCGGGAACAGGTCGCGGACCACCTCGCGGCCGAGTGGCCAGAGGCCCGCCACGTGGTGCAGGAGAAGCCGAACGGCACCGGGCACGCCGTGCGCACGGTCCTCGAGGCGGAGGGGCCGATCACCGGGACCATCATCGTCACCTGCGGCGACACGCCGCTGCTGCGCACCGAGACCCTCGCCGGCCTGCTCGAGCGGCACCAGCGCGAGGGCAACGCCGTCACCGTCCTCACCGCCGAGGTGCCCGACCCCACCGGGTACGGCCGGATCGTCCGCGGCCCCGGCGGTGCCGTACTGAGGATCGTCGAGGAGAAGGACGCCACCCCGGAGGAGCGGGCCATCCGGGAGGTGAACTCCGGCGTCTACGCCTTCGACGGCGCGGTCCTCGCCGACGCCCTGCGGCGCGTCGGCACCGCCAACGCCCAGGGCGAGGAGTACCTCACCGACGCGGTCGCCATCCTCCGCGAGGACGGCCTGCGGGTCGGCGCGCACGTCGCCGGAGACCACCAGGAGATCGAAGGGGTCAACGACCGGGTCCAGCTCGCCGCGGCGCGGCGGATCCTCAACGACCGCATCCTCCGCGCGCACATGCGCGCCGGCGTGACCATCGTCGACCCCGCCACCACCTGGATCGACGCGGGGGTCACCCTCGAACCGGACGTGGTCCTCCACCCCGGGACGCAGCTCAAGGGAACGACGTCCGTGGCCACGGGCGCCCAGATCGGCCCCTGGTGCACGCTCACCGACACCGTCGTCGGCGAGGGCGCCGTGGTGCGGAACGCCGTCTGCGAGCAGGCCGTGATCGGCCCGGAGGCGTCGGTCGGCCCGTTCGCCTACCTGCGGCCCGGCACCGTGCTCGGCCGGAAGGGCAAGATCGGCACGTACGTGGAGACCAAGAACGCCAAGATCGGCGAGGGCTCCAAGGTCCCCCACCTCACCTACGTCGGCGACGCCACGATCGGGGTGGGGAGCAACATCGGCGCGTCCACGGTCTTCGTCAACTACGACGGCGTGAACAAGCACCACACGGTGGTGGGCGATCACGTGCGGGTGGGCAGTGACACCATGCTCGTCGCCCCCGTCACCATCGGCGACGGCGCCTACACCGCGGCCGGTTCGGTGATCACGCAGGACGTGCCTCCCGGCGCCATGGCGGTCGCCCGGAGCAGGCAGCGCAATATTGAAGGGTGGGTGCGGCGCCGACGGCCGGGAACCCCGTCCGACGAGGCCGCTCAGCGGGCGTTGCTCGCGCGCGGGCAACGCGAGGACGGCGCGGGCGAGGGCGCCGGGTCGAGCGAACAGTGA